From the genome of Flavobacterium luteolum, one region includes:
- a CDS encoding glycosyltransferase family 2 protein: MNLSILIPLLNEEESLKELYTWIIKVMQSNNYSYEIIFVDDGSTDNSWQIIEGFSNENPNVKGIRFMKNFGKSQALHAGFAKAKGDVIITMDADLQDSPDEIPELYEMITAQKYDLVSGWKKKRYDSVVAKNLPSKLFNWAARKTSGVELNDFNCGLKAYKNVVVKNIEVSGEMHRYIPVLAKNAGFGKIGEKVVIHQARKYGETKFGMERFINGFLDLITIWFLSRFGKRPMHLFGAMGSLMFIIGFLAAGYIGVSKLYHMYTGMKYSLVTNNPWFYIALTTMVLGTQLFLAGFLGEIILRTKNNEARYKVAREVNF, from the coding sequence ATGAATTTATCTATACTTATACCGCTTCTAAACGAGGAGGAATCACTTAAAGAACTCTACACATGGATCATTAAAGTGATGCAGTCTAACAATTACTCTTATGAAATCATTTTTGTAGATGATGGTAGTACAGATAATTCTTGGCAGATTATTGAAGGTTTCTCTAACGAAAATCCAAATGTAAAAGGAATTCGTTTCATGAAAAACTTCGGAAAATCTCAAGCTTTGCATGCTGGTTTTGCAAAAGCAAAAGGCGATGTTATTATTACAATGGATGCCGACTTGCAAGATAGTCCAGACGAAATTCCAGAATTGTATGAAATGATTACAGCTCAGAAATACGATTTGGTTTCAGGCTGGAAAAAGAAACGTTACGATTCTGTTGTAGCCAAAAATCTTCCTTCAAAATTATTTAACTGGGCAGCCAGAAAAACTTCTGGTGTTGAGCTAAATGATTTTAACTGCGGATTAAAAGCCTACAAAAATGTTGTAGTCAAAAACATTGAAGTTTCTGGCGAAATGCACCGCTATATTCCAGTTTTGGCTAAAAATGCTGGATTCGGAAAAATTGGAGAAAAAGTGGTAATTCACCAAGCTAGAAAATATGGTGAGACTAAATTTGGAATGGAGCGTTTTATAAACGGTTTTCTAGATTTAATTACTATCTGGTTTTTGTCAAGATTCGGAAAAAGACCAATGCACTTATTTGGCGCTATGGGCTCCTTAATGTTTATTATAGGATTTTTAGCAGCTGGATATATTGGAGTTTCTAAACTATACCATATGTATACTGGAATGAAATACAGTCTGGTTACCAATAATCCATGGTTTTATATTGCTTTAACTACTATGGTTCTTGGAACTCAGTTATTTCTAGCAGGATTCTTGGGTGAAATTATTTTAAGAACAAAAAATAACGAAGCAAGATATAAAGTAGCAAGAGAGGTTAATTTTTAA
- a CDS encoding type B 50S ribosomal protein L31 has protein sequence MKKGIHPENYRLVAFKDMSNDEVFITKSTADTKETIEVDGVEYPVVKMEISRTSHPFYTGKSKLIDTAGRIDKFKTKYAKHAKK, from the coding sequence ATGAAAAAAGGAATTCACCCAGAAAATTACAGATTAGTTGCATTTAAAGACATGTCGAATGATGAGGTTTTTATCACTAAATCTACTGCAGATACAAAAGAAACAATTGAAGTTGACGGAGTTGAGTATCCAGTTGTAAAAATGGAGATTTCTAGAACATCTCACCCTTTTTATACTGGTAAATCTAAACTTATCGATACTGCAGGACGTATTGATAAATTCAAAACTAAATATGCTAAACACGCTAAAAAATAA
- a CDS encoding DUF4199 domain-containing protein, with translation MINEVIKKNGITYGVMIGIASALVTATIYAVDLNLFTAWWMGIIGIVISLTLSIILLSKTKRDLNGVFPFKDAFTTYFIAAVIGILISTTFNIVLFNVIDPGAKDTLSEIMIKYTIGMMQKFGAPAASINEAVAKMKESNPYSTFELLKGSVFAMVVSAIFGLIFAAFFKSKSTQE, from the coding sequence ATGATTAATGAAGTTATAAAAAAGAACGGTATTACGTATGGTGTAATGATCGGAATTGCGTCGGCTTTGGTTACTGCTACGATCTATGCTGTTGATTTAAACTTATTTACAGCTTGGTGGATGGGAATAATAGGAATCGTAATAAGTCTTACACTTAGTATTATTTTACTTTCTAAAACCAAAAGAGATTTAAACGGTGTTTTTCCTTTTAAAGACGCTTTTACTACTTATTTTATAGCGGCAGTAATTGGTATTTTAATATCTACAACTTTTAACATTGTATTGTTTAATGTAATTGATCCAGGTGCAAAAGATACTTTGAGCGAAATTATGATCAAATATACTATTGGTATGATGCAGAAATTTGGCGCACCAGCCGCTTCTATTAATGAAGCTGTTGCCAAAATGAAAGAAAGCAATCCGTATTCTACTTTTGAATTATTAAAAGGATCAGTTTTTGCAATGGTTGTAAGCGCTATTTTCGGATTAATTTTCGCAGCATTTTTTAAAAGCAAATCTACACAAGAATAA
- a CDS encoding GlmU family protein — translation MNYILFDGPVRNALLPFTFTRPVADILVGIMTIRQKWEKYLGSTITTITEEYLSEKFPMVEMEENVMINAAYLPNDTLAEMVSNLTENQAIFKGEDVIAFFTNENQEEVDFDSYEIIQYNEDCITIEHTWDIFSKNDAAIRQDFKYLTEDRTSQPIPKSVNVISPENIFIEEGAKLEFVTLNASTGPIYIGKNAEIMEGTVIRGPFALCENAMVKMSAKVYGATTVGPGSRIGGEVKNSVLFANSNKGHEGFLGDSVLGEWCNIGADSNNSNLKNNYEEVKLWSYETEGFAKTGLQFCGLMMGDHSKCGINTMFNTGTVVGVSANIFGSGFPRNFVPSFSWGGAAGFTTYVTKKAFETARLVMSRRNIEFDATEAAIMEHIFEETKKWRKD, via the coding sequence ATGAACTACATTCTTTTCGACGGCCCCGTTCGGAATGCTTTATTACCCTTTACTTTTACAAGACCAGTAGCGGATATTTTGGTTGGAATTATGACAATCCGCCAGAAATGGGAAAAATATTTAGGTTCTACAATCACTACTATAACCGAAGAATATTTGTCTGAAAAATTTCCAATGGTTGAAATGGAAGAAAACGTTATGATCAACGCAGCGTATTTGCCAAATGATACTCTTGCTGAAATGGTTTCTAATTTAACTGAAAACCAAGCGATTTTTAAAGGAGAAGATGTAATAGCATTTTTTACGAACGAGAATCAGGAAGAAGTCGATTTTGATTCTTATGAAATTATTCAGTACAATGAAGATTGTATTACAATAGAGCATACTTGGGATATTTTCTCTAAAAATGATGCAGCAATTCGTCAGGATTTTAAATATCTAACTGAAGATCGTACATCGCAGCCTATTCCAAAAAGCGTAAATGTAATTTCGCCAGAAAATATTTTTATTGAAGAAGGAGCAAAACTAGAGTTTGTAACTTTAAATGCATCAACTGGTCCTATATATATAGGTAAAAATGCCGAAATTATGGAAGGAACCGTAATTCGCGGACCATTCGCTTTGTGTGAAAATGCAATGGTAAAAATGTCAGCCAAAGTTTATGGAGCAACAACTGTTGGGCCTGGATCTAGAATAGGAGGCGAGGTTAAAAATTCAGTTCTTTTTGCAAATTCAAATAAAGGACATGAAGGATTCTTAGGGGATTCTGTTTTAGGTGAATGGTGTAATATTGGAGCAGATTCTAATAACTCAAACCTAAAAAACAACTACGAAGAAGTGAAATTATGGAGTTACGAAACAGAAGGTTTTGCTAAAACGGGACTTCAGTTTTGCGGTTTAATGATGGGAGATCACAGTAAATGCGGAATCAATACCATGTTTAATACGGGAACAGTGGTTGGTGTAAGTGCTAATATTTTTGGAAGTGGATTTCCTCGCAATTTTGTTCCAAGTTTTTCTTGGGGGGGCGCTGCAGGATTTACGACTTATGTAACTAAGAAAGCTTTTGAAACAGCAAGGTTAGTGATGAGCCGAAGAAATATAGAGTTCGACGCAACGGAAGCTGCAATTATGGAGCATATTTTCGAAGAAACTAAAAAATGGAGAAAAGATTAA
- a CDS encoding ABC transporter ATP-binding protein, with amino-acid sequence MSNFKKIFPFIYPYKRYAFLNIFFNILYALFSTLSFMALIPMIQVLFDKTKKNTVMPTYEGIAHIKDYGENYLSYYITTNTDTHNPGYVLSIMVAIIISIFLLKNLADYLAMFFVTFLRNGVLRDMRNAMYKKTLELPLSFYSEKRKGDVISRISADVNEVQTSFLAILELIVKEPLTIVFTIIAMLIISAKLTLFVFIFIPVSGYIISLIGKQLKKQSSKAQEEQGTFLSTIEETIGGLKVVKGYNAENYFNKLFQDSTDRFFSLSNTIGNRQNLASPASEFMGITVIAILLWYGGQMVLIDKTLDGASFIAYMGLAYNILTPAKAISKASYGVKRGNAAAERVLEVLDQENTIVSKENAIEKTTFDDNITVQNINFKYEDENVLKDFSLEIKKGQTVALVGQSGSGKSTIANLLTRFYDVNEGSISIDGINIKDINLQSLRSLMGLVTQDSILFNDTIKANISLGKLDATDDEIIEALKIANAYEFVKDLPKGIYTNIGDSGNKLSGGQKQRLSIARAVLKNPPIMILDEATSALDTESEKFVQVALENMMQNRTSIVIAHRLSTIQKADVIVVMQKGKIVEQGTHDELIAKNGTYNKLVTMQSFES; translated from the coding sequence ATGAGTAATTTCAAAAAAATATTTCCTTTTATATACCCATATAAAAGATATGCATTCTTAAATATCTTTTTTAATATTTTATATGCACTTTTCAGCACACTTTCGTTCATGGCATTAATTCCCATGATTCAGGTTTTATTTGACAAAACCAAAAAAAATACAGTGATGCCAACTTATGAAGGAATTGCGCACATAAAAGACTACGGAGAAAATTATTTAAGCTACTACATCACTACAAATACCGACACTCATAACCCAGGTTATGTGCTTTCTATAATGGTGGCCATTATTATTTCGATCTTCTTACTAAAAAACTTAGCCGATTATTTAGCCATGTTTTTTGTCACTTTTTTACGAAATGGCGTTTTAAGAGATATGCGAAATGCGATGTACAAAAAAACACTTGAATTACCTTTATCATTCTATTCTGAAAAGAGAAAAGGAGATGTGATTTCAAGGATTTCAGCAGACGTAAATGAGGTTCAAACTTCGTTTTTAGCAATTTTGGAACTTATTGTAAAAGAACCTTTAACAATTGTTTTTACTATTATCGCTATGCTGATAATCAGCGCTAAACTAACTTTATTTGTATTTATTTTTATTCCCGTTTCCGGTTATATCATTTCATTAATTGGAAAACAATTAAAAAAACAGTCCAGTAAAGCCCAAGAAGAACAAGGAACTTTCTTATCAACCATCGAAGAGACAATTGGAGGTCTTAAAGTTGTAAAAGGATATAATGCGGAAAATTATTTTAATAAACTTTTTCAAGATTCTACAGATCGCTTCTTTAGTTTATCAAACACAATTGGAAACCGTCAAAACTTAGCTTCTCCTGCCAGTGAATTTATGGGAATTACAGTTATTGCCATTTTGCTTTGGTATGGCGGTCAAATGGTTTTAATTGACAAAACATTAGATGGCGCTTCTTTTATTGCCTACATGGGATTAGCTTATAACATTTTAACTCCTGCAAAAGCAATTTCTAAAGCTTCATACGGAGTAAAAAGAGGAAACGCTGCCGCAGAACGTGTTCTTGAAGTTTTAGACCAAGAAAACACTATTGTTTCTAAAGAAAACGCAATCGAGAAAACAACATTTGATGACAATATTACTGTTCAAAATATCAATTTCAAATATGAAGACGAAAATGTATTAAAAGATTTTTCTCTTGAAATTAAAAAAGGACAAACTGTTGCGCTTGTTGGACAATCTGGAAGTGGAAAAAGTACAATTGCAAATTTATTGACTCGTTTTTATGATGTAAACGAAGGCTCAATTTCTATAGACGGAATCAATATTAAAGACATAAATCTGCAATCGCTTCGCAGTTTAATGGGATTGGTTACTCAAGACAGCATTTTGTTCAATGACACTATCAAAGCCAATATTTCTCTAGGAAAATTAGATGCTACGGATGATGAAATTATCGAAGCTTTAAAAATTGCCAATGCTTATGAATTTGTCAAAGATCTTCCAAAAGGTATTTACACCAATATTGGAGACAGCGGAAACAAACTTTCAGGAGGTCAAAAACAGCGTTTATCGATCGCTCGCGCAGTATTAAAAAACCCGCCGATTATGATTCTAGACGAAGCAACATCGGCATTGGATACAGAAAGCGAAAAATTTGTTCAAGTAGCGCTCGAAAACATGATGCAGAACAGAACATCAATCGTAATTGCACACCGTCTTTCCACCATTCAAAAAGCAGATGTGATTGTCGTAATGCAGAAAGGAAAAATCGTTGAGCAAGGAACCCACGATGAATTAATTGCAAAAAACGGAACTTACAATAAACTGGTAACAATGCAGTCTTTCGAATCGTAA
- a CDS encoding PepSY-like domain-containing protein yields MRTKLKLTVYLIAGLLFGLTANAQKTVIKKEALPGNAQTFLKTHFGSKKPSYILEDKEILSTEYKVQYDNKIEIEFDKKGNWKEVDAKTGKIPKSIIPKKIASYIKSNFPKEDVTKIELGSSGYETKLTNGLELKFNLKGDFIKIDK; encoded by the coding sequence ATGAGAACGAAATTAAAACTGACCGTCTACTTAATTGCAGGATTACTATTTGGACTCACTGCAAATGCTCAAAAAACCGTAATTAAGAAGGAAGCTTTACCAGGAAATGCACAAACCTTCCTAAAAACACATTTCGGATCGAAAAAGCCAAGCTACATATTAGAAGACAAAGAAATTCTTTCTACAGAGTACAAAGTACAATATGACAACAAAATTGAAATTGAATTTGACAAGAAAGGAAACTGGAAAGAAGTAGATGCTAAAACTGGAAAAATTCCAAAATCTATTATTCCTAAAAAAATTGCTTCTTATATAAAATCAAATTTTCCCAAAGAAGATGTAACCAAAATCGAACTTGGAAGTTCTGGCTACGAAACAAAATTAACCAATGGTTTAGAATTAAAATTCAATTTAAAAGGAGATTTTATTAAGATTGACAAATAA
- a CDS encoding phospho-sugar mutase encodes MNIAPNILNAVNEWLTPTFDQETQAAVKELMTTSPKELEESFYKNLEFGTGGMRGVMGVGDNRINKYTLGKNTQGLSDYLHKVFPNEPLKVVIAYDCRHNSNTLAKVVADVFSANGIQVYLFSDLRPTPELSFALKYLKCQCGIVLTASHNPPEYNGYKVYWQDGGQIVPPQDKEIVNVIESLGYDKIKFNANESLIEYIDTELDKAFIKSSIENASFNTPAEAKDNLHIVFTSLHGTSIKSIPDVLSQAGYKNVHIVPEQAVPDGDFPTVKSPNPEEPEALTMALALADKTNSDIVVGTDPDCDRLGVAVRNNDGKMILLNGNQTMVLMTSFLLKQWKKAGKLNGKQFVGSTIVSTPMMMELATSYGVECKVGLTGFKWIAKMIKDFPELEFIGGGEESFGFMVGDAVRDKDAVAATLLICEVAAQAKATGSSVYKELLQLYVENGFYKEFLVSLTKKGMEGLQEINQMMIDLRENPLKEINGQRVIMVEDYQSSIALNLLDGSESTMDIPKSNVLIYYTEDGSKICARPSGTEPKIKFYISVNAEIESVSDFDEAEKFLDGKIQNIIADMKLN; translated from the coding sequence ATGAATATAGCACCAAACATACTAAACGCAGTCAATGAATGGTTAACACCAACATTTGACCAAGAAACGCAAGCTGCAGTTAAAGAATTAATGACCACTTCTCCAAAAGAACTGGAAGAGAGTTTTTACAAAAACTTAGAATTCGGAACTGGAGGAATGCGTGGTGTTATGGGTGTTGGTGACAATAGAATCAACAAATATACGCTTGGAAAAAACACTCAGGGATTATCTGATTACCTACATAAAGTTTTCCCAAACGAGCCTTTAAAAGTGGTTATTGCTTATGATTGTCGTCATAACAGCAATACTTTAGCAAAAGTTGTTGCTGATGTTTTCTCAGCAAACGGAATTCAGGTTTACCTATTCTCTGACTTAAGGCCAACACCAGAATTATCTTTTGCACTTAAATATTTAAAATGCCAGTGCGGAATTGTTTTAACAGCTTCTCATAATCCGCCAGAATACAACGGATACAAAGTTTACTGGCAAGACGGAGGACAAATTGTTCCTCCACAAGACAAAGAAATTGTCAATGTAATTGAAAGCTTAGGTTATGATAAAATCAAATTCAATGCAAACGAGAGTTTAATTGAATACATTGATACAGAACTTGACAAAGCATTTATAAAATCATCTATCGAAAACGCAAGTTTTAATACTCCAGCTGAGGCTAAAGACAATCTTCATATTGTGTTTACTTCATTGCATGGAACTTCTATAAAATCAATTCCTGATGTTTTATCGCAAGCTGGATACAAAAATGTTCATATCGTTCCAGAACAAGCTGTACCAGACGGAGATTTCCCTACAGTAAAATCTCCAAACCCAGAAGAACCAGAAGCTTTGACTATGGCTTTGGCTTTAGCAGATAAAACAAATTCTGACATTGTAGTAGGAACAGATCCTGATTGTGATCGTTTAGGAGTTGCTGTTCGTAACAATGACGGCAAAATGATTTTATTAAACGGAAACCAAACCATGGTTTTAATGACTTCTTTCTTATTGAAACAATGGAAAAAAGCAGGCAAACTTAACGGAAAACAATTCGTTGGCTCTACAATTGTTTCAACTCCAATGATGATGGAATTGGCAACAAGTTATGGCGTAGAGTGTAAAGTTGGGTTAACTGGCTTTAAATGGATTGCAAAAATGATCAAAGATTTTCCTGAACTTGAATTTATTGGAGGTGGTGAAGAAAGTTTCGGATTTATGGTTGGTGACGCCGTTAGAGACAAAGATGCTGTTGCCGCAACCTTATTAATCTGCGAAGTTGCAGCTCAAGCTAAAGCAACGGGAAGCTCAGTTTACAAAGAACTTTTACAACTTTATGTTGAAAATGGTTTCTATAAAGAATTCTTAGTTTCTTTAACTAAAAAAGGAATGGAAGGATTACAGGAAATCAATCAAATGATGATCGATTTACGCGAAAATCCTTTGAAAGAAATCAATGGCCAGCGTGTAATTATGGTTGAAGATTATCAATCTTCTATCGCTTTAAATTTATTGGACGGCTCAGAATCGACAATGGATATTCCGAAATCGAATGTATTAATTTATTATACTGAAGATGGTTCTAAAATTTGCGCAAGACCAAGCGGAACTGAACCAAAAATCAAATTCTATATCAGTGTAAATGCAGAAATAGAATCAGTTTCAGATTTTGACGAAGCAGAAAAATTCTTAGACGGAAAAATTCAGAACATTATCGCAGATATGAAGTTGAATTAA